The Paenibacillus sp. FSL H7-0357 nucleotide sequence CTGGATATGGATATTATTATGGATGAGGCGCGAAAGCGGGGCATGAAGGTATGGCTGCTGGATGACGATCATTTTCCTACGGGACATGCGGCAGGCAAGGTGAAGGAGGCTCCGGAGGAGCTTCAGCGTAAATTTTTGGATGAACGCTATATCGATACCATGGGTCCTGCTAAGGGGACTTCACTGCTGCTCGACACCTTGCTGATGACCGGACTCCGGCCGACGTTCTCCTTGCGCCACAACGCCAGCGGCTTAAATAAGCTGATCTCAGTGGTTGCTGTCCGCCGTGACCCAGCCAATGGAGCATTACTCAATGAATGTGTCGATATCACTGAGTTTGTACATGAAGGTACCCTTTATTGGGACATCCCTGAAGGATATTGGCGGGTATTTATTATCTCAGAAAATAAGGATGGCGGCAGCAAGGAGCAGGAAGATTATCTGAATCCGCTTGTCCGGGATTCAGTCCGCATTCTGCTTGATACGGTCTATGAACCTGTTTATGAACGCTATAAAGCAGATTTCGGCAAGACATTTGCCGGATTCTTTTCAGACGAACCCGGATTTTATAATGATAAGACGACCTTCGATTTCAATTCGAGGCCTGGAAAACAAGGAGTGCCGCTTCCCTGGAGCAGTGAAATGCCAGCCTTACTTGAGCAGGCGTTGGGTGAGGGCTATCCTACACAGTTGCATCTTCTATGGCATGATATGGGGGAACAATCGCAGATAGTCCGGTACACATATATGAATATCGTCAGTAAGCTTTATGCAGAGAATTTCTGCAATCAAATCGGAGAGTGGTGCAGAGCACGCGGAGTAGAATACATCGGACATGTTCTTGAAGATAACAATGTGCATGCAAGGCTTGGTCCCGGCACCGGACACTTCTTCCGCTCACTCTGGGGACAAGATATGTCCGGCCTTGACGTGGTGCTGTGGCAAATTGTTCCCGGCTTTGATCAATTATCTTTCCGCCAGCCAACGGGAGGAGAGACGGATAGTGAATTCTACCACTATGGACTCGCTAAGCTTGGTGTGTCACTCGGGCATATTGATCCGAAGAAACAAGGCCGGACGATGTGTGAAGTGTATGGGGCGTATGGCTGGGCGGAAGGGTTAAAGCTGATGAAGTGGCTCACAGACCATATGCTCGTTCGCGGCGTCAACCATTTTGTCCCGCATGCGTTTACCCAAAAAGCTTTTCCGGAGCCGGATTGTCCGCCGCATATGTATGCAGGCGGAAAAAATCCGCAGTACCGTTACTATGGCTATCTGAACCAGTACACTAACCGGATCAGTCACCTCATCTCAGGTGGTACACATGTGGCATCTGCAGCCGTCGTTTATCACGCTGAAGCTGAATGGTCAGGGAGCGCAATGTACTTTCATAAGCCGGTTAAGGTATTGATGCAGCATCAAATCGATTGTGAAGTTGTTCCTGTTGATACTCTTCTGGAGGCGGCATATGTCCAAGATAACAAGCTGCATGTTAATCGTGAGGATTATAGCTGCCTGATTGTACCTTATGCGGAAGCACTCCCGGCGGCGATGATACAACGTTTGGTCCAATTCGCTGAGCAGGGCTTATCTATTCGTTTTGTTGACGGACTGCCGGAACGCTCAAGTGAAGGTATCGATGTATCCGGTGAACTGTCACTGCTTTCAGTTCATCCGAATGTGAAGACTTGCGAATTAAGAGAACTTGCGCAAAATCTTACCGCAGACGGATATTATGATGTCAAAGCCCAGCAATACGAGCCCTATCTCCGGAATTATCACTATACTCATGATGATTTAGATGTTTTTATGTTTTTTAACGAGAGCCCGAATCAGATGATATCTACGAAGATTGTTCTACCGGTTCAAGGAGATGTTTATGCCTATAATGCTTTTCTTAATAAGATAAAAAGGCTGGAGGCAATTGGGCAGTCTGGGGCCGGAACGGTCGAGCTTGTTCTACATCCTTATGAATCCATTATCCTGCTGCATGGGCCTTCCCTTAAAGATTATCCTGCCTGTCCGCCCCAGATGGCAGCGGCTTTGAGCTTGGAATTAAAAGGAGAATGGACGGTTTCCATTGCTGATGCCGATCATTATCCGCAGTTCAGGGAGTGGGGAAAAACAACCACTTTGAAGAATATGAGCGGACCGGATAATTTACCAGGATTTTCTGGAACCTTCCGTTATGAAACAGAATTTGAGTGGAACGAATCCTCAAACGGAGTATTGCTGGAATTGGGCGAGGTATATGAGACGGCAGAAGTATGGTTAAACAACGGACATACGGGGGTGCGCATCT carries:
- a CDS encoding glycosylhydrolase-like jelly roll fold domain-containing protein — encoded protein: MSSRLTEVLQGKQHNYILPFLWQHGEEETVIREEITRVHESGIGALCVEARPHPDFLGPKWWLDMDIIMDEARKRGMKVWLLDDDHFPTGHAAGKVKEAPEELQRKFLDERYIDTMGPAKGTSLLLDTLLMTGLRPTFSLRHNASGLNKLISVVAVRRDPANGALLNECVDITEFVHEGTLYWDIPEGYWRVFIISENKDGGSKEQEDYLNPLVRDSVRILLDTVYEPVYERYKADFGKTFAGFFSDEPGFYNDKTTFDFNSRPGKQGVPLPWSSEMPALLEQALGEGYPTQLHLLWHDMGEQSQIVRYTYMNIVSKLYAENFCNQIGEWCRARGVEYIGHVLEDNNVHARLGPGTGHFFRSLWGQDMSGLDVVLWQIVPGFDQLSFRQPTGGETDSEFYHYGLAKLGVSLGHIDPKKQGRTMCEVYGAYGWAEGLKLMKWLTDHMLVRGVNHFVPHAFTQKAFPEPDCPPHMYAGGKNPQYRYYGYLNQYTNRISHLISGGTHVASAAVVYHAEAEWSGSAMYFHKPVKVLMQHQIDCEVVPVDTLLEAAYVQDNKLHVNREDYSCLIVPYAEALPAAMIQRLVQFAEQGLSIRFVDGLPERSSEGIDVSGELSLLSVHPNVKTCELRELAQNLTADGYYDVKAQQYEPYLRNYHYTHDDLDVFMFFNESPNQMISTKIVLPVQGDVYAYNAFLNKIKRLEAIGQSGAGTVELVLHPYESIILLHGPSLKDYPACPPQMAAALSLELKGEWTVSIADADHYPQFREWGKTTTLKNMSGPDNLPGFSGTFRYETEFEWNESSNGVLLELGEVYETAEVWLNNGHTGVRICPPYCLEINGLLKKGKNKLVIEVTNTLVKDQRDFLSSFAQQEPSGLIGPVQVLSTMISEE